A genome region from Deltaproteobacteria bacterium includes the following:
- a CDS encoding NADH-quinone oxidoreductase subunit A → MDLRVDYIPVLILLGISTVFVTVFVAVLPWLARKSGVRVHAPNLEKTSTYECGVNPTSPARSRYSVHFYMVAIVFILFDLEAIFLYPWAAQYRALVREFGGIVFLEAALFVGILFVGFFYVLSKGVLEWSDRATSEEARRELLARDPRIVPLDPPGRPAAAKQEAA, encoded by the coding sequence ATGGATTTACGGGTAGACTACATCCCGGTCCTCATTCTCCTCGGTATCTCCACCGTTTTCGTGACCGTCTTTGTCGCCGTGCTCCCCTGGCTTGCCCGCAAGAGCGGCGTCCGGGTCCATGCCCCGAACCTCGAAAAGACATCCACCTACGAATGCGGTGTCAACCCGACAAGCCCCGCCCGCAGCCGCTATTCGGTCCACTTCTACATGGTGGCCATTGTGTTCATCCTGTTCGATCTGGAAGCGATCTTCCTGTATCCGTGGGCAGCCCAGTACCGGGCGCTCGTCAGGGAGTTCGGCGGAATTGTGTTTCTGGAAGCAGCCCTGTTCGTGGGGATACTGTTCGTCGGCTTCTTCTATGTCCTGAGCAAGGGCGTCCTCGAATGGTCCGACCGGGCCACATCCGAGGAAGCTCGCCGGGAACTGCTCGCCAGGGATCCGCGCATCGTTCCGCTTGATCCGCCGGGCCGGCCCGCTGCCGCGAAGCAGGAGGCCGCCTGA
- a CDS encoding NADH-quinone oxidoreductase subunit B, whose product MGSLLNPGHKPLPAGVTPAQEGDESYMLSRLADVVNWGRKYSLWPYPFGTACCGIEMMAVLGGRFDLSRYGAELVRFSPRQADMMIVAGTISIKMAPIIKKIYDQMAEPRWVVSMGACASSGGFYNNYCTLQGVDEVIPVDVYVPGCPPHPQALLHSVMALQDKIASGNTFERGRKQILIEGLADVPARPPMVMR is encoded by the coding sequence ATGGGATCACTGCTCAATCCCGGGCACAAGCCGCTTCCCGCTGGTGTCACGCCGGCCCAGGAAGGCGATGAAAGCTACATGCTCTCCCGGCTTGCGGATGTCGTGAACTGGGGCCGCAAATATTCCCTGTGGCCCTACCCGTTCGGGACAGCCTGTTGCGGTATCGAGATGATGGCTGTCCTTGGCGGCCGGTTCGACCTCTCCCGCTATGGCGCCGAACTGGTCCGGTTTTCGCCCCGGCAGGCGGACATGATGATCGTGGCCGGGACCATCAGCATCAAGATGGCCCCAATCATCAAGAAAATATACGACCAGATGGCCGAGCCCAGATGGGTGGTATCGATGGGAGCATGCGCCTCTTCCGGCGGCTTCTACAACAACTACTGCACCCTTCAGGGGGTGGACGAAGTGATCCCCGTGGATGTCTACGTGCCCGGCTGCCCGCCGCATCCCCAGGCATTGCTGCACAGCGTGATGGCCCTGCAGGACAAGATCGCCTCCGGCAATACATTCGAGCGGGGACGCAAGCAGATTCTCATTGAAGGCCTGGCCGATGTCCCCGCACGGCCCCCGATGGTCATGCGGTGA
- a CDS encoding NADH-quinone oxidoreductase subunit C produces MDFSGYDPKSPRFGADYLFLNPEKIERVRLQVRVPESSPVIPSLVRLYRSANWLEREAFDQFGIRFDGHPDLRRILNHVEFTGHPLRKDYPVDGRQPLSRADSLELDKGGF; encoded by the coding sequence ATTGATTTCAGCGGCTACGATCCCAAGAGCCCCCGGTTTGGCGCAGACTACCTGTTCCTGAATCCGGAAAAGATCGAGCGCGTGCGGCTTCAGGTCCGGGTACCGGAGTCGAGTCCGGTCATCCCTTCGCTGGTCCGCCTGTACCGCTCGGCCAACTGGCTGGAACGCGAAGCCTTCGACCAGTTCGGCATCCGGTTCGACGGTCATCCGGATCTCCGCCGCATTCTCAATCATGTGGAGTTCACCGGGCACCCGCTCCGCAAGGACTACCCGGTGGACGGCCGCCAGCCCCTCAGCCGCGCCGACTCCCTCGAACTCGACAAGGGGGGGTTCTAG
- a CDS encoding NADH-quinone oxidoreductase subunit D gives MWSSPGTRSARTTRWTAASPSAAPTPSNSTRGGSSAVPTPISDTARNTGYQLDPIDNLVEVNIGPAHPATHGTLRAKCLLDGEVIVRAIPEIGYLHRGFEKMSENVTYNQVVPYTDRLNYLSAPMNNTGYAKAVEALFGIQIPDRAVYIRVIVDELSRIMDHLVCNSVAAMDLGGLTNFWYGVYPRERIYDILVKLTGARLTNSYTRVGGVIHDIYDGFEADLENALREVDRSLVVMMKLLKRNRIFNDRIRDVGVIPREMALSYGFTGPLLRASGVPYDVRKDFPYYHYDEFDFDVPIGEKGDCWDRFFVRMEEIHQSVRILRQAVARIPDGPIRIQDPRITPPPKNEVYNNIEALINHFKLVFEGIRPPRGHVYSSTECANGEVGYTIYSDGTKNAYRVKVRSPSFAAFSAFAEIVTGHYIADAIAVLGSLNIIAGELDR, from the coding sequence ATGTGGAGTTCACCGGGCACCCGCTCCGCAAGGACTACCCGGTGGACGGCCGCCAGCCCCTCAGCCGCGCCGACTCCCTCGAACTCGACAAGGGGGGGTTCTAGCGCCGTGCCGACGCCCATCTCCGATACCGCCAGGAACACCGGCTACCAGCTCGACCCGATCGATAATCTGGTCGAAGTGAACATCGGTCCAGCCCATCCGGCCACCCACGGCACCCTTCGTGCCAAGTGCCTGCTGGATGGCGAGGTCATCGTCCGGGCCATTCCCGAAATCGGCTACCTGCACCGGGGCTTCGAGAAGATGTCGGAGAACGTCACCTACAACCAGGTGGTGCCCTATACCGACCGGCTGAACTACCTGTCGGCTCCGATGAACAACACGGGTTACGCCAAGGCCGTGGAAGCCCTGTTTGGCATCCAGATCCCGGACCGCGCCGTCTATATCCGTGTGATCGTCGATGAGCTGTCGCGGATCATGGATCACCTCGTCTGCAACTCTGTGGCGGCGATGGACCTGGGCGGACTTACCAACTTCTGGTACGGTGTCTATCCGCGCGAACGGATTTACGACATCCTCGTCAAGCTCACCGGGGCGCGGCTCACCAACAGCTATACCCGCGTGGGCGGTGTCATCCACGATATTTACGACGGATTTGAGGCCGACCTTGAGAATGCGCTCAGGGAAGTGGACCGTTCCCTTGTCGTGATGATGAAGCTCCTCAAGCGGAACCGAATCTTCAACGACCGTATCCGGGACGTGGGCGTCATCCCCAGGGAGATGGCCCTCTCTTATGGTTTTACCGGCCCGCTGCTGCGTGCGAGCGGCGTCCCCTACGATGTCCGCAAGGATTTTCCCTACTACCACTACGACGAATTCGATTTCGACGTGCCAATCGGCGAAAAGGGCGACTGCTGGGACCGCTTCTTCGTCCGCATGGAGGAGATCCACCAGTCGGTCCGCATACTCCGGCAGGCGGTCGCCCGCATACCGGACGGCCCCATCCGCATCCAGGATCCCCGCATCACCCCGCCCCCCAAGAACGAGGTTTACAACAACATCGAGGCGCTGATTAACCACTTCAAGCTGGTGTTCGAGGGGATCAGGCCGCCCAGGGGCCACGTCTATTCATCCACCGAGTGCGCCAACGGCGAGGTCGGTTACACGATCTATTCCGACGGCACCAAGAACGCCTACCGCGTCAAGGTACGTTCGCCCTCGTTTGCCGCCTTCAGTGCATTTGCGGAAATCGTCACCGGGCACTACATCGCCGATGCGATTGCGGTCCTCGGATCGCTCAACATCATCGCCGGGGAGCTGGATCGCTGA
- a CDS encoding NAD(P)H-dependent oxidoreductase subunit E, translating to MSDALFSDETLRQMKSAIEEYPSRASAILPVLQLAQKEKGWISPETIRFASELVGVPESRVVECVTFYTMFNQQPVGKYEINVCTNISCALVGGEEIYGHFCKKLGLKNNETTKDGLFTVRHVECLASCGSGPMALVNDEYIEHLTTEKVDQLIEEWRRKG from the coding sequence ATGTCTGACGCCCTGTTTTCAGATGAAACCCTGCGGCAGATGAAGTCCGCCATCGAGGAATACCCGAGCAGGGCATCCGCCATCCTGCCGGTGCTCCAGCTCGCCCAGAAGGAAAAAGGCTGGATCAGCCCCGAGACGATCCGCTTCGCCTCTGAACTGGTCGGGGTTCCTGAATCCCGGGTCGTCGAATGCGTCACCTTCTACACGATGTTCAACCAGCAGCCGGTCGGGAAATACGAGATCAACGTCTGCACGAACATCAGTTGTGCCCTCGTTGGCGGCGAGGAAATCTACGGCCACTTCTGCAAGAAGCTCGGCCTGAAGAACAACGAGACGACGAAAGACGGCCTGTTCACCGTCCGGCACGTCGAATGTCTTGCCTCCTGCGGATCGGGACCGATGGCGCTTGTGAACGACGAATACATTGAGCACCTCACCACCGAGAAAGTGGACCAGCTCATCGAGGAGTGGCGCCGCAAGGGCTGA
- the nuoF gene encoding NADH-quinone oxidoreductase subunit NuoF, with product MEKVITRNWGKPGSATIDGAIANGGYKAAEKAVKELDSKTIIETVKASGLRGRGGAGFPTGLKWSFVPQDTGKPIYLCVNADESEPGTFKDRFIMENDPHMLVEGVIIASKALNCHHAFIYIRGEFFQQTKIVKQAVKEAYAKGFLGKGIFGSDYELKVTVHNGFGAYICGEETGLINSLEGKKGQPRIKPPFPAVSGLYNCPTVVNNVESLCAVPWIINNGADAYKKTGTEKSPGTKLFSVSGHVNRPGVYEIPLGLPLTTFINDPAWAGGIWKGRKLKACIPGGSSVPVLTAPQCEGVNLDYESLAAAGTMLGSGGMIVMDETTDMVHMLKILAHFYAHESCGQCTPCRTGTHWAYEVMSRIDAGEGRMEDLDLLIRIADGMAGQTICVLADALAMPIKSFVPKFRAEFEAKIKRKAA from the coding sequence ATGGAAAAGGTCATCACCAGGAACTGGGGCAAGCCCGGATCGGCAACGATCGATGGCGCCATCGCCAACGGCGGCTACAAGGCGGCCGAAAAGGCGGTGAAGGAGCTCGATTCAAAGACCATCATCGAGACCGTGAAGGCATCGGGGCTCCGCGGCCGCGGCGGCGCAGGCTTCCCCACCGGCCTCAAGTGGAGTTTCGTCCCCCAGGATACGGGCAAGCCCATCTACCTCTGCGTCAATGCCGACGAATCCGAACCGGGCACGTTCAAGGACCGGTTCATCATGGAAAACGACCCTCACATGCTGGTTGAGGGCGTCATCATCGCCTCCAAGGCGCTGAACTGCCATCACGCGTTCATCTATATCCGGGGCGAGTTCTTCCAGCAGACAAAAATCGTCAAGCAGGCAGTGAAAGAAGCCTATGCCAAGGGGTTCCTCGGCAAAGGCATCTTCGGCAGCGACTATGAACTCAAGGTCACGGTTCACAACGGTTTCGGGGCCTATATCTGCGGCGAGGAGACCGGCCTTATCAACTCGCTGGAAGGGAAAAAGGGTCAGCCCCGGATCAAGCCCCCCTTCCCGGCCGTGTCTGGCCTCTATAACTGCCCGACCGTCGTCAACAACGTGGAATCCCTCTGCGCCGTGCCGTGGATCATCAATAACGGTGCCGATGCCTACAAGAAAACCGGCACGGAAAAGAGCCCCGGCACCAAGCTTTTTTCCGTTTCCGGCCATGTGAACCGGCCCGGCGTTTATGAGATTCCCCTCGGGCTTCCGCTGACCACGTTTATCAACGATCCCGCCTGGGCAGGTGGCATCTGGAAGGGCCGCAAGCTGAAGGCCTGCATTCCCGGCGGGTCGAGCGTCCCGGTGCTGACGGCTCCCCAGTGCGAGGGCGTCAATCTCGATTACGAGTCGCTGGCCGCCGCCGGCACCATGCTGGGCTCCGGCGGCATGATCGTCATGGACGAGACGACCGACATGGTCCACATGCTGAAGATCCTCGCCCACTTTTACGCCCATGAATCCTGCGGCCAGTGCACGCCCTGCCGCACCGGCACCCACTGGGCCTATGAAGTGATGAGCCGGATCGATGCGGGCGAGGGCCGGATGGAAGACCTCGACCTGCTGATCCGGATCGCCGACGGCATGGCCGGACAGACGATCTGCGTGCTGGCGGATGCCCTCGCCATGCCGATCAAGAGCTTTGTTCCCAAGTTCCGCGCCGAGTTCGAAGCCAAGATCAAACGGAAGGCCGCCTGA
- a CDS encoding (2Fe-2S)-binding protein, translated as MPKLTIDGKEYEVPAGTSVIKACHENGIDIPHYCYHPGLSPEGNCRLCLVEIEKMPKLAPSCTTVAGEGMIVRTNTDKVKKARADVMEFLLVDHPIDCPICDQVGECKLQDYYMEHDRRPSHVPLEQKILKPKRVQFSDKVIYDAERCILCTRCVRFCREVPGTNELGMFNRGAVSLIGLNEGRQLANDYSMNVVDVCPVGALTSASFRFQKRVYFLKTTPSVCNGCSRGCNINLDWDNEKLFRYRPRPNLEVNDYWMCDAGRLSCASQQAEGRLLRPKARMAGELKQQPWGRILDRVAEALRSAGDGKLAVLLSARATTEENYAWRSLIQSRFPKAFVAFTPADFYAEGKGDDILITADKSPNQAAGDALGLRSGSSLEQIVQAMESGQIATLVVLDDDYASSRNPNNRLADRFRAALAKVAEVVAVTPHESETTRLASVIVPKAAFTETTGTFINVDRRVQRIARSVPPPGEALEGLDIVSRLAHLLGTETASGNAAATFARMTASDAAFRGLTWEGLGEQGALLAS; from the coding sequence ATGCCCAAACTGACCATCGACGGCAAGGAATACGAGGTGCCCGCAGGCACGTCCGTCATCAAGGCGTGCCACGAAAACGGCATCGACATCCCGCACTACTGCTACCACCCCGGCCTGTCGCCGGAGGGCAACTGCCGGCTGTGTCTCGTCGAAATCGAAAAGATGCCCAAGCTCGCTCCAAGCTGCACGACCGTTGCGGGCGAAGGGATGATCGTCCGGACCAATACCGACAAGGTGAAGAAGGCCCGGGCCGACGTGATGGAGTTCCTCCTCGTCGATCATCCGATCGACTGCCCCATCTGCGACCAGGTGGGCGAGTGCAAGCTCCAGGATTACTACATGGAGCACGACCGGCGGCCGTCGCATGTGCCGCTGGAGCAGAAGATCCTCAAGCCCAAGCGCGTCCAGTTCTCCGACAAGGTGATCTATGACGCCGAGCGGTGCATCCTCTGCACCCGCTGCGTGAGGTTCTGCCGGGAAGTGCCAGGCACGAACGAACTCGGCATGTTCAACCGTGGCGCCGTGAGCCTCATTGGCCTGAACGAAGGCCGGCAACTGGCCAACGACTACTCCATGAACGTCGTGGACGTGTGCCCCGTCGGCGCCCTGACGTCGGCGAGCTTCCGGTTCCAGAAACGGGTGTATTTCCTGAAGACCACCCCTTCGGTCTGCAACGGATGCTCGCGGGGCTGCAACATCAACCTGGACTGGGACAACGAAAAGCTGTTCCGTTACCGCCCCCGGCCCAATCTGGAAGTGAACGACTACTGGATGTGCGATGCCGGCCGGCTTTCCTGTGCGAGCCAGCAGGCCGAAGGGCGTCTGCTCCGGCCCAAGGCCCGGATGGCTGGAGAGCTGAAGCAGCAACCCTGGGGCCGCATTCTTGACCGTGTGGCCGAGGCCCTCCGGTCGGCCGGGGACGGCAAGCTCGCGGTCCTCCTGTCGGCCCGCGCCACGACCGAAGAGAACTACGCCTGGCGGAGTCTTATCCAGTCCAGGTTCCCGAAAGCCTTCGTTGCATTCACACCGGCGGATTTCTACGCGGAGGGGAAAGGCGACGACATCCTGATCACGGCCGACAAGAGTCCGAACCAGGCTGCCGGTGATGCACTCGGACTGCGGTCAGGGTCATCCCTCGAACAGATCGTTCAGGCGATGGAATCAGGCCAGATCGCCACGCTCGTTGTTCTCGACGACGACTATGCTTCCTCGCGGAACCCGAACAACCGGCTTGCCGACCGGTTCCGGGCCGCACTCGCCAAAGTGGCCGAAGTCGTCGCCGTCACGCCGCATGAGAGCGAAACCACGCGGCTTGCCTCGGTCATCGTGCCGAAGGCCGCCTTTACCGAAACGACCGGCACGTTCATCAACGTGGACCGCCGGGTGCAGCGTATCGCCCGCAGCGTTCCGCCTCCCGGCGAGGCGCTGGAAGGGCTCGATATCGTCTCCCGGCTGGCGCACCTGCTCGGAACCGAAACTGCTTCCGGAAATGCTGCCGCCACCTTTGCCCGCATGACTGCGAGCGATGCCGCATTCCGCGGACTTACCTGGGAAGGACTTGGGGAACAGGGCGCCTTGCTGGCGTCCTGA
- a CDS encoding NADH-quinone oxidoreductase subunit H: MDLTASIVMAVEIVISLVVVLQTLPLLIWMERKASSYIQNRRGPAYAHIGPVRAFGMVHTLTDVLKLWGKEDVVPRAANRFFHALAPCVSMFLALLTFAVIPFADYIEIGGTRYNLQVAELNVGILYLLAVSSLGVYGIILAAWSSNNKYSMLGGLRSSAQMISYELALGFALISVLLWYGSVRLGDIVHGQGILLFGAIPHWGVIVQPVAFIIFITSAFAETNRNPFDLPEGESEIVAGFHTEYSSFKFAMFFMAEYAHIFVASALTATLFFGGYQIPYVSTGMLVSHASGILTAILKLTAVGATGFGLFLAYMAARHRDREDRVNRETLFYATVAGLAPGLTAGAVLALTGGDIQLGHSASTIVAAALQFGCFMAKTLVFCFLFIWVRWTLPRFRYDQLMKLGWKYMIEIAIVWILITAAAAWYLDRPGM; the protein is encoded by the coding sequence ATGGATCTGACCGCAAGCATCGTCATGGCCGTCGAGATCGTGATCTCGCTTGTGGTCGTGCTCCAGACGCTGCCGCTGCTCATCTGGATGGAGCGAAAGGCCTCCAGCTATATCCAGAACCGCCGGGGCCCGGCCTACGCCCATATCGGTCCCGTGCGGGCCTTCGGAATGGTCCACACCCTGACCGATGTCCTGAAGCTCTGGGGGAAGGAAGACGTCGTCCCCCGTGCAGCCAACCGGTTTTTCCATGCTCTTGCGCCGTGCGTAAGCATGTTTCTCGCCCTGCTCACCTTCGCCGTGATCCCGTTTGCCGACTACATCGAGATCGGCGGAACCCGCTACAACCTGCAGGTGGCCGAACTGAATGTCGGCATACTCTACCTTCTCGCCGTCAGCTCGCTCGGCGTATACGGGATCATTCTCGCGGCGTGGTCCTCGAACAACAAGTATTCGATGCTGGGCGGGCTCCGTTCCTCGGCCCAGATGATCTCTTACGAACTGGCACTCGGCTTCGCACTGATCTCCGTCCTGCTCTGGTACGGATCGGTCCGGCTTGGCGATATCGTGCACGGCCAGGGGATCCTGCTGTTCGGCGCCATCCCCCACTGGGGCGTCATCGTTCAGCCCGTCGCCTTCATCATCTTCATCACATCGGCGTTCGCCGAAACCAACCGCAACCCGTTTGATCTCCCCGAAGGCGAATCCGAAATCGTCGCCGGGTTCCACACCGAGTATTCGTCGTTCAAGTTCGCCATGTTCTTCATGGCCGAATATGCCCACATTTTCGTCGCTTCCGCGCTGACGGCGACGCTGTTCTTTGGAGGCTACCAGATACCCTACGTTTCGACCGGGATGCTGGTTTCCCATGCGTCCGGCATCCTGACGGCTATCCTCAAGCTCACGGCCGTGGGTGCGACCGGCTTCGGCCTGTTCCTTGCCTACATGGCGGCCCGCCACCGGGACCGCGAGGACCGCGTCAACCGGGAAACCCTCTTTTATGCCACGGTTGCGGGACTTGCGCCGGGGCTCACCGCCGGAGCCGTGCTGGCTCTCACCGGCGGCGACATCCAGCTCGGACACTCGGCATCGACCATTGTCGCCGCCGCGCTCCAGTTCGGCTGCTTCATGGCGAAGACCCTCGTTTTCTGCTTCCTCTTCATCTGGGTGCGCTGGACACTCCCGCGCTTCCGCTACGACCAGCTCATGAAACTCGGCTGGAAATACATGATCGAAATCGCAATTGTCTGGATCCTGATTACCGCGGCTGCCGCCTGGTATCTGGACCGGCCCGGAATGTGA
- a CDS encoding NADH-quinone oxidoreductase subunit J — protein MIDLLFWIFSGAAIGSAVLVVTLKDPVQSVMSLVITFFSLAAIFVLLDAHFLAAAQIIVYAGAILVLVTFVIMLLDLRAGDITGPTRMVAGRFLGVGAAAALFMALWSRVVQANLDRFPELTEGHGTVERIARVILIDNILPFETVSVLLLVATVGAVWIARREDT, from the coding sequence ATGATTGACCTCCTCTTCTGGATATTCAGCGGCGCAGCCATCGGCTCGGCCGTGCTCGTTGTGACACTCAAGGACCCCGTCCAGTCGGTCATGTCGCTTGTCATCACCTTCTTTTCGCTCGCGGCCATTTTCGTCCTGCTGGACGCCCACTTCCTCGCAGCCGCCCAGATCATCGTCTACGCGGGCGCGATTCTGGTGCTGGTCACGTTCGTCATCATGCTTCTGGACCTGCGGGCCGGAGACATCACAGGACCCACCCGGATGGTTGCGGGCCGGTTCCTGGGCGTCGGAGCCGCTGCCGCCCTGTTCATGGCCCTCTGGTCCCGCGTGGTCCAGGCGAATCTGGACCGGTTCCCGGAGCTCACCGAGGGACACGGCACGGTCGAGCGCATCGCACGGGTGATTCTCATCGACAACATACTGCCCTTCGAGACAGTCTCCGTTCTTCTCCTCGTGGCGACCGTCGGCGCCGTCTGGATCGCACGCCGGGAGGACACCTGA
- the nuoK gene encoding NADH-quinone oxidoreductase subunit NuoK produces the protein MPPMTPQSVLLVSMALFFIGAYGVVTRRNAILMLVSVELMLNAVNLALVGFSRFHNNMTGQGLVVIVMAVAAAEAALGLAILIAWYRMKQTVDIEAISGLKEPA, from the coding sequence ATGCCACCGATGACTCCCCAGTCGGTCCTGCTCGTTTCGATGGCGCTCTTTTTCATCGGCGCATACGGCGTCGTGACGCGCCGGAACGCCATTCTCATGCTCGTCTCGGTCGAGCTGATGCTGAACGCCGTGAACCTGGCGCTCGTCGGCTTCAGCCGGTTCCATAACAACATGACCGGTCAGGGCCTGGTCGTGATCGTCATGGCGGTAGCTGCCGCCGAAGCGGCGCTTGGCCTCGCCATCCTGATCGCCTGGTACCGGATGAAGCAGACCGTGGATATCGAAGCCATCAGCGGCCTCAAGGAGCCAGCCTGA
- the nuoL gene encoding NADH-quinone oxidoreductase subunit L yields the protein MQAAAQIAAIPVREVSWLLLVPLLPLAGAAWNGLSILFKADISDESASRIACGAVGLAFALSLAAWLQILLAPGPVALSQQVFTWMELGGLKIDFSLVADRMSVLMLLIITGVGSLIHVYSTGYMHGDPGYRRFFTYLNLFVFFMLVLVLGSSLPVLFVGWEGVGLCSYLLIGFWYEHMPNSDAGKKAFIVNRVGDLGFLLGMFTLVYAVSQAGVPTLEIAALKERLPEILKVSIHLFGIEFRAVTLACLLLFIGATGKSAQIPLYVWLPDAMAGPTPVSALIHAATMVTAGVYMVARLSPLFQASPVTMTVIAVVGGLTAFFAATIALVQNDIKKVLAYSTVSQLGYMFLGLGSGVMWASMFHLMTHAFFKACLFLGAGSVILGMHHEQDMRKMGGLKKYMPVTRWTFLLATLAIAGFPLTSGFFSKDAILYGAFNAHFYLPGQTLGAVAHALPWFLSGLGLLTALLTAFYMGRCYFLTFEGECRADHHTQEHIHESPASMTSALGILAFLSITAGFLGIPHLWHWAPNAMEGWLAPLLAADPRVPGIEESLGHFFPVWEHIEHTLSGELAFTALAAGLGLLGLFAARDLYLPKADIPAQAEAALPRVHRWLSDKYYVDELYDRMIVTPVKQVSEFFLWKFIDVRLIDGLVNLLADLSRWTGRQIGRLQNGIAAQYTAIMLAGAFALILYLSGR from the coding sequence ATGCAAGCTGCCGCCCAGATAGCTGCCATACCGGTCCGGGAAGTCTCCTGGCTTCTGCTTGTTCCGCTGCTCCCGCTGGCAGGAGCCGCCTGGAATGGCCTTTCGATCCTGTTCAAGGCCGACATTTCCGACGAAAGCGCCTCCCGGATCGCCTGTGGGGCCGTGGGACTCGCTTTCGCGCTGTCGCTGGCGGCCTGGCTGCAGATCCTGCTCGCCCCCGGACCCGTCGCGCTTTCCCAGCAGGTTTTCACCTGGATGGAGCTTGGCGGACTCAAGATCGACTTCTCGCTCGTCGCCGACCGGATGAGCGTGCTGATGCTGCTCATTATCACCGGCGTCGGTTCCCTCATTCACGTCTATTCGACCGGCTACATGCATGGCGACCCCGGTTACCGGCGGTTTTTCACCTACCTCAATCTCTTCGTGTTCTTCATGCTGGTTCTCGTGCTGGGGAGCTCGCTACCGGTGCTGTTCGTCGGCTGGGAAGGCGTCGGCCTCTGCTCCTACCTCCTGATCGGGTTCTGGTACGAACACATGCCGAACTCGGATGCCGGGAAAAAGGCCTTTATCGTCAACCGGGTGGGCGACCTTGGGTTTCTCCTCGGCATGTTCACGCTCGTTTATGCCGTCTCGCAGGCTGGCGTTCCCACACTGGAGATCGCCGCCCTGAAGGAACGGCTGCCGGAAATCCTGAAGGTCAGCATCCACCTGTTCGGCATCGAGTTCCGCGCCGTGACGCTGGCCTGCCTGCTTCTTTTTATCGGCGCCACCGGAAAGTCCGCCCAGATCCCCCTCTATGTCTGGCTTCCGGATGCCATGGCCGGCCCGACGCCGGTCTCCGCCCTGATCCATGCGGCAACGATGGTGACGGCCGGTGTGTACATGGTTGCCCGGCTTTCGCCGCTGTTCCAGGCAAGTCCGGTCACCATGACCGTGATCGCCGTCGTCGGGGGGCTCACCGCCTTCTTCGCCGCGACGATCGCACTGGTCCAGAACGACATCAAGAAGGTTCTGGCCTATTCCACGGTTTCCCAGCTCGGCTACATGTTTTTGGGCCTCGGGTCCGGCGTCATGTGGGCTTCCATGTTCCACCTGATGACCCATGCGTTTTTCAAGGCCTGCCTGTTCCTCGGCGCTGGCTCGGTGATTCTCGGCATGCACCACGAGCAGGACATGCGGAAAATGGGCGGGCTCAAGAAATACATGCCCGTCACGCGCTGGACCTTCCTGCTGGCGACGCTGGCTATCGCCGGATTTCCGCTGACCTCCGGTTTCTTCTCGAAGGACGCCATCCTCTACGGTGCGTTCAATGCCCACTTCTACCTGCCCGGCCAGACGCTCGGGGCCGTGGCCCATGCCCTCCCCTGGTTCCTGTCAGGCCTGGGCCTCCTGACCGCCCTGCTGACGGCGTTCTACATGGGCCGCTGCTATTTCCTCACCTTCGAGGGCGAATGCCGGGCCGATCACCACACGCAGGAACATATCCACGAGTCCCCCGCCTCCATGACGAGCGCACTGGGAATACTTGCGTTCCTGTCAATCACGGCCGGGTTCCTGGGTATCCCCCACCTCTGGCACTGGGCGCCGAACGCGATGGAAGGCTGGCTCGCCCCCCTGCTGGCCGCCGATCCGCGGGTGCCGGGGATCGAGGAAAGCCTCGGACACTTCTTCCCCGTCTGGGAACACATTGAGCACACGCTGTCAGGCGAACTGGCCTTTACGGCACTGGCCGCCGGTCTGGGCCTTCTGGGCCTTTTCGCCGCCCGCGATCTCTACCTGCCCAAAGCCGACATACCGGCGCAGGCGGAAGCTGCGCTGCCGCGGGTTCACCGCTGGCTCTCGGACAAGTATTACGTGGATGAACTGTACGACCGGATGATCGTGACGCCGGTCAAGCAGGTATCGGAGTTCTTCCTGTGGAAGTTTATCGACGTCCGGCTGATCGATGGCCTCGTTAACCTTTTGGCTGACCTGTCCCGCTGGACAGGCCGGCAGATCGGCCGGCTCCAGAACGGCATTGCCGCACAGTATACCGCCATCATGCTGGCCGGGGCGTTTGCGCTCATTCTGTACCTGTCGGGGAGATGA